Proteins encoded within one genomic window of Ranitomeya variabilis isolate aRanVar5 chromosome 4, aRanVar5.hap1, whole genome shotgun sequence:
- the LOC143766994 gene encoding uncharacterized protein LOC143766994, with translation MELCTSENVELCTSENVELCTSENVELCTGETMEWVPMRLWRIVPVRWWSCVPGRLWSCEHVELCNGETVENYTSETVELCTGETMELCTIETMELCTSETMERCASETMELYTSERKLWSCGSTVQLCTGETVELFSGETVERCTNETVEICTSETVEQCIGDTEENYTSETVEQCTNKSEELYHEAVEWCTCENVENCTRETVKNVENCASETVEQWSSELVENCTSDTVEQYTSETVEQYTSETVEQYTSKTVEQCTSETVEQCTSETVEQCTSETVEQCTNKSEELYHETVKNVEQCTSEFVENCTSETVELCTSETVEQCTSETVERGTSETVEQCTSETVEQCTSETVEWGTSETVELCTSETVERCTSETVEQCTSETVEQCTMELCTSETVEQCTSETVELCTSETVERCTSETVERCTSETVERCTSETVQRCTSETVQRCTSETVERCTSETVERCTSETVERCTSETVERCTSETVERCTSETVERCTSETVELCTSETVEQCTSETVEQCTSEFVENCTSETVELCTSETVEQCTSETVEQCTSEFVENCTSETVALCTSETVEQCTSETVEWSTSETVEQCTSETVEQCTSETVEQFTSETVELEAVEWCTCENVENCTSETVEQWSSELVENCTSDTVEQYTSETVEQYTSETVEQYTSETVEQCTSETVEQCTSETVELCTSETVEQCTSETVEQCTSETVELCTSETVEQCTSETVEQCTSETVEQCTSETVEQCTSETVEQCTSETVEQCTSETVELCTSETVEQCTSETVEQCTSETVERCTSETVERCTSETVERCTSETVERCTSETVERCTSETVERCTSETVERCTSETVERCTSETVERCTSETVERCTSETVEWCTSETVEQYTSEAIYQ, from the exons ATGGAGCTGTGTACCAGTGAGAATGTGGAGCTGTGTACCAGTGAGAATGTGGAGCTGTGTACCAGTGAGAATGTGGAGCTGTGTACCGGTGAGACTATGGAGTGGGTCCCAATGAGACTGTGGAGAATTGTACCAGTGAGATGGTGGAGCTGTGTACCGGGGAGACTGTGGAGCTGTGAGCATGTGGAGCTGTGTAATGGTGAGACTGTGGAGAATTATACCAGTGAGACTGTGGAGCTGTGTACCGGTGAGACTATGGAGCTGTGTACCATTGAGACTATGGAGCTGTGTACCAGTGAGACTATGGAGCGGTGTGCCAGTGAGACTATGGAGCTGTATACCAGTGAGAGGAAACTGTGGAGTTGTGGATCA ACTGTGCAGCTGTGTACCGGGGAGACTGTGGAGCTGTTTAGTGGTGAGACTGTAGAGCGGTGTACCAATGAGACTGTGGAGATTTGTACCAGTGAGACTGTGGAGCAGTGTATCGGTGATACTGAGGAGAATTATACCAGCGAGACTGTGGAGCAGTGTACCAATAAGTCTGAAGAATTGTACCA TGAGGCTGTGGAGTGGTGTACCTGTGAGAATGTGGAGAATTGTACCAGAGAGACTGTGAAGAATGTGGAGAATTGTGCCAGTGAGACTGTGGAGCAGTGGAGCAGTGAGTTGGTGGAGAATTGTACCAGTGACACTGTGGAGCAGTATACCAGTGAGACTGTGGAGCAGTATACCAGTGAGACTGTGGAGCAGTATACCAGTAAGACTGTGGAGCAGTGTACCAGTGAGACAGTGGAGCAGTGTACCAGTGAGACTGTGGAGCAGTGTACCAGTGAGACTGTGGAGCAGTGTACCAATAAGTCTGAAGAATTGTATCA TGAGACTGTGAAGAATGTGGAGCAGTGTACCAGTGAGTTTGTGGAGAATTGTACCAGTGAGACAGTGGAGCTGTGTACCAGTGAGACTGTGGAGCAGTGTACCAGTGAGACTGTGGAGCGGGGTACCAGTGAGACTGTGGAGCAGTGTACCAGTGAGACTGTGGAGCAGTGTACCAGTGAGACTGTGGAGTGGGGTACCAGTGAGACTGTGGAGCTGTGTACCAGTGAGACTGTGGAGCGGTGTACCAGTGAGACTGTGGAGCAGTGTACCAGTGAGACTGTGGAGCAGTGTACCA TGGAGCTGTGTACCAGTGAGACTGTGGAGCAGTGTACCAGTGAGACTGTGGAGCTGTGTACCAGTGAGACTGTGGAGCGGTGTACCAGTGAGACTGTGGAGCGGTGTACCAGTGAGACTGTGGAGCGGTGTACCAGTGAGACTGTGCAGCGGTGTACCAGTGAGACTGTGCAGCGGTGTACCAGTGAGACTGTGGAGCGGTGTACCAGTGAGACTGTGGAGCGGTGTACCAGTGAGACTGTGGAGCGGTGTACCAGTGAGACTGTGGAGCGGTGTACCAGTGAGACTGTGGAGCGGTGTACCAGTGAGACTGTGGAGCGGTGTACTAGTGAGACAGTGGAGCTGTGTACCAGTGAGACTGTGGAGCAGTGTACCAGTGAGACTGTGGAGCAGTGTACCAGTGAGTTTGTGGAGAATTGTACCAGTGAGACAGTGGAGCTGTGTACCAGTGAGACTGTGGAGCAGTGTACCAGTGAGACTGTGGAGCAGTGTACCAGTGAGTTTGTGGAGAATTGTACCAGTGAGACAGTGGCGCTGTGTACCAGTGAGACTGTGGAGCAGTGTACCAGTGAGACTGTGGAGTGGAGTACCAGTGAGACTGTGGAGCAGTGTACCAGTGAGACTGTGGAGCAGTGTACCAGTGAGACTGTGGAGCAGTTTACCAGTGAGACCGTGGAGCT TGAGGCTGTGGAGTGGTGTACCTGTGAGAATGTGGAGAATTGTACCAGTGAAACTGTGGAGCAGTGGAGCAGTGAGTTGGTGGAGAATTGTACCAGTGACACTGTGGAGCAGTATACCAGTGAGACTGTGGAGCAGTATACCAGTGAGACTGTGGAGCAGTATACCAGTGAGACTGTGGAGCAGTGTACCAGTGAGACTGTGGAGCAGTGTACCAGTGAGACAGTGGAGCTGTGTACCAGTGAGACTGTGGAGCAGTGTACCAGTGAGACTGTGGAGCAGTGTACCAGTGAGACTGTGGAGCTGTGTACCAGTGAGACTGTGGAGCAGTGTACCAGTGAGACTGTGGAGCAGTGTACCAGTGAGACTGTGGAGCAGTGTACCAGTGAGACTGTGGAGCAGTGTACCAGTGAGACTGTGGAGCAGTGTACCAGTGAGACTGTGGAGCAGTGTACCAGTGAGACTGTGGAGCTGTGTACCAGTGAGACTGTGGAGCAGTGTACCAGTGAGACTGTGGAGCAGTGTACCAGTGAGACTGTGGAGCGGTGTACCAGTGAGACTGTGGAGCGGTGCACCAGTGAGACTGTGGAGCGGTGTACCAGTGAGACTGTGGAGCGGTGCACCAGTGAGACTGTGGAGCGGTGTACCAGTGAGACTGTGGAGCGGTGTACTAGTGAGACTGTGGAGCGGTGTACCAGTGAGACTGTGGAGCGGTGTACCAGTGAGACTGTGGAGCGGTGTACCAGTGAGACTGTGGAGCGGTGTACCAGTGAGACTGTGGAGTGGTGTACCAGTGAGACTGTGGAGCAATATACCAGTGAAGCCATCTACCAGTAA